The genomic region CAGATTGCTCAACAGTCGTCCGCCAGGGGAGGAACTGCCTGACATGTGTCTTTCGGTTCCGGCGAAGATCGCGAAAATTCTACCCGACGACATGGCTCTCGTGTCGATCGATGGCCTCAGCCTGGAGATATCGATTGCCCTCGTCGACGAGCTCGATGTCGGCGATTACGTCCTCGTCCATGTCGGCTACGCGCTCGCCAAGATCGATCCGACAGAAGCCAAACGCACGCTGGAGCTCCTGCAGGAGCTGGGCAGCGCCGCGCAGGAATGCCGGTCATGAAATATTCTGATGAATTTCGCGACAAGATCATCGCGCAGGGACTTGCGCGTGCGATTGACGCTGAGGTCAGTTCGCAAAGAGCCTATCGGTTCATGGAATTTTGCGGCGGACACACTCATGCGATCTCCCGCTATGGCCTCGAGGATCTGCTGCCCGCGAACGTCCGGATGATCCACGGCCCCGGTTGTCCCGTCTGCGTTCTGCCCGCAAGCCGAATCGACATGGCGATCCGGCTCGTCGACCGACCAGAGGTCACTCTCTGCGTCTACGGCGACTTGATGCGCGCGCCCGGGTCGCAAGGACAGTCCCTGTTGCGAGCCAAAGCGCTGGGCGCTGACATTCGGATGGTCTACTCGACGCTCGACGCTATCCGGCTCGCCGAACAGATGCCGGGCCGCGAGGTGGTCTTCTTTGCCATCGGATTTGAGACCACGACACCCCCAACGGCGAACATGATCCGGATTGCCGAGAGCAAGCGGATGGAGGGCCTGAGCGTGTTCTGCAATCACGTGCTTACACCCTCTGCGATGCACAGCATTCTCGAGAACCCGAAGATCCGCAACACCGGCGGCGTCCCAATTGACGGCTTCATCGGGCCTGCACATGTCAGCACCATTATCGGTACGCAGCCTTACGAGCCGCTGGCAGAACAGTTCGAGAAGCCGATCGTGGTTGCGGGATTTGAACCCCTCGACGTGCTGCAAGCTATATTGATGCTGGTGCGGCAAGTGAATCAACACCGCTATGAGGTAGAAAACCAATACAGCCGTGCAGTGACACGCGAAGGCAATCGGCGCGCCAAGGGCGAGGTGTCGCAGGTATTCGAACTGCGTGATCAGTTTGAATGGCGGGGGCTTGGACTCGTACCCAACAGCGGACTGAAGCTGAAGCGGTCGTATGCAAAATTCGACGCCGAGACGCGTTTTGCGATCCACGACATGCCTGTCGCAGACAATCCGGCGTGCGAGTGCTGTGCGATCCTGCGTGGCGCCAAACGGCCGGTCGATTGCAAGTTGTTTGGAAACATCTGCACTCCGGAAACGCCCATAGGGGCCTGCATGGTGTCATCAGAAGGGGCTTGCGCGGCGTACTGGACCTATGGCCGAGTTCGCGATGAACGGGTGAGGCAGAGGTCATGAGCGTGAAAGCCTATCCACGCAAGCTCGACGTAAAGAACGGGCGCGTTGAACTTTCCCACGGATCTGGGGGCCGTGCCATGGCACAGCTGATCTCCGACCTTTTTCACCAAGCCTTCGGTAATGAATGGCTCGCCCGCTGCAATGATCAGTCGGCGTTTGACGTTTCGGCAGGCAGAATGGTGATGACGACCGACGGCTATGTGGTTACACCACTGTTCTTTCCCGGCGGTAATATCGGGTCATTGGCTGTGCACGGCACGATTAATGATGTGGCGATGTCCGGTGCGCGTCCCCTCTATCTGTCAGCCAGCTTTATCATCGAGGAGGGTTTCCGGTTTTCGGATCTGAAGACGATCGCGGATTCGATGGGCGCGGCAGCACGCGGGGCCGGCGTTTACATCATTGCCGGGGACACCAAGGTCGTCGAGCGCGGCAAGGCAGACGGTCTGTTCATCTCCGTGGCCGGGATCGGGCTTGTGGCCGATGGGCTGGATCTGTCCGCCGACAAGGTAAGGGTCGGGGATCGTGTGCTGGTGTCCGGAAGCCTCGGCGACCATGGGGTGGCGATCATGTCAAAACGTCAGAACGTCGCTTTTCAGACCGAAATCGTCTCGGACTCAGCAGCGTTGCATAATCTCGTAGCGGTCATGATTGCCGCCGGCGGTGGCGGCATCCGGGTGATGCGCGACCCCACGCGCGGCGGGCTAGCTGCGGCTCTCAATGAGATTGCACATCAATCCGACCTTGGGTTCCATCTGCAGGAATCAACCATTCCTGTGAAGCCTGCGGTTGCGGCTACTTGCGAGCTGCTTGGACTCGAGCCGATCCATGTCGCCAACGAGGGCAAGCTGGTTGCGATCGTCGCGCCTGATTCGGCCGATGCCGTGCTTGCTGCCATGAAAGCGCACCCGCTCGCGACCGATGCAGCTGATATTGGTGAGGCGGTGGCTGACGATCACAAGTTTGTGCAGATGACCACCGGTTTCGGCGGTCGACGCGTCGTCGACTGGCTGTGGGGCGAACAATTGCCTCGGATCTGTTGAACAGGGTACGCAGTGTCGATTTTCTGGAAGCCATCAGTGGTCATTGGCCATCAACTCCTGGAGCGCTATCGCTTGATAGGCAATCCTGCCAAACACGCGAAACGCCATCTTTACTGCTTTCGAACTTCGGCAGGCTGTGATTTCGGTCGTTAGCTTCTCTGCGAGCCGAGACCGCAATTCGGAACTATTTATCGCCTATCGCTCAGTGTCGACGGTTAAGCTCAGCGAGCAAGGTCACACGATCCGCTCGGCACGCGTGGGTTTGAAATCCTGCGAAGCCTGTCAAATATCGCTGAATTCCTGCGCCATTTCGGTCGGTTGCGTCGCGATATCGCTGCTCGCTTCCGATAAGAAAGGCCGCGTCAGGCAGGGAGTTATCAAATGAAGGTCGGAGTCCCAAAAGAAATCAAGGCGCATGAATATCGCGTGGGCCTTACTCCTGGAGCTGCCCGCGAATACGTGGCAGCGGGCCACAGCGTGATGATCGAGACCGATGCGGGCGCTGGCATTGGTGCAACCGATGACGATTATCGCAATGCTGGCGCAACGATTCTAACTTCCGCCGTTGAGGTATTCGCCTTGACCGAGATGATCGTAAAGGTCAAGGAGCCTCAGCCGTCCGAATGGTCTCAGCTGCGTGAGAATCACATCCTCTTCACTTATCTGCATCTGGCTCCCGACCTGGACCAGGCTACCGGCCTCCTGGAATCAGGATGCACTGCGATCGCCTATGAGACTGTAACTGATGCGCATGGTGGTCTTCCACTGCTGGCGCCGATGAGCGAGGTCGCGGGTAGGCTTGCGATCGAAGCGGCGGGTAGCGCCCTAAAGCGGAGTACAGGCGGACGAGGCTGCTGATCGGTGGGGTGCCCGGTGTTCAGCCTGCCCGAATCGTGGTGATCGGAGGTGGCGTCGTCGGTACGCACGCGGCACGCATGGCGGTCGGTCTGGGCGCAGAAGTGACCATCATCGATCGTTCGATAATCCGGCTCCGCGAGCTGGACGAGCTATTCGAAGGACGCGTTCGCACCAGATTTTCAACTCGAGTCTGTAGAGGAAGAGGTATTTGCGGCGGATGTGGTGATTGGTGCCGTGCTCGTTCCAGGTGCGAGCGCGCCGAAGCTGGTCCGCCGGAGCATGCTGAGCTCGATGCGCAAGAGGGCGGTACTCGTGGACGTCGCTATCGATCAGGGCGGCTGCTTTGAGACATCACACCCAACCACTCACGCGGATCAAACTTACGAAGTAGATGGCATCATTCATTAGTGTGGCCAATATGCCCGGCGCCGTTCCGCTGACCTCGAGTCAAGCACTGAATAACGCAACTCTGCCGTTTGGTTTGGCTCTGGCCAACAAGGGTTTTTCCGCCGTGCTCGAAAATCCCCATTTGCGCGCAGGCCTCAACGTCCATCGGGGCCGGCTAACTTACAAAGCGGTGGCCGAAAGCCTCGGGCTGCCCTTCTCACCGATCGAACAGGCTGCGGCCTGATCCCAAAGGCCCTCATGGGCGTTTCCTCCGTGACTAAGCCACCCTTTGGGGTGGCTTTTTTTCGGCTACACCCATCGACTGACGCCGCCGGCATCTATTTTGAGCGCGGAGCGTAGGTAGGATCACCAAACGAACACCTGGCTTCAGTCGCCCGCACGAGGGGGAGACAGTGTACTTTTGCCCCATACAGCGGATGTGAATGCCGGTTCTGCCCGCAATACGGGGCAACTGAAAATGCGTTCCGCGGGCCCTGAGAGGGACGCGCATCACGGGTGTGACTGTATCTGGAGCGACCGCCGTGACCTTCTGACTGGCTGTGGCGAGGCGGACTGGTGAGGACCTGCCGGTTGCTGCCCGTGATGCTGTCGCGTAAGCCGCGGCTGTCCCGGTGAGTGGAATTAACAAGATGCGCTCTGGTTTGGACCCGCGGAGAACTTCGTGATGCCGCGCGACGCATCGATCTTAGCCGCGGCACGAAGGCGTTGGGGAGGATCTCAGATCGTCCCCCCTGAGTCTGGAGAAGGTGGTTCACCTGATCTGACTGCTGTGAATCAACCATGCGCAAATCAAAGCATCGAGATCAAGCCGCCACGCCCCTTGTAGGATT from Bradyrhizobium sp. CB1015 harbors:
- a CDS encoding HypC/HybG/HupF family hydrogenase formation chaperone, which encodes MCLSVPAKIAKILPDDMALVSIDGLSLEISIALVDELDVGDYVLVHVGYALAKIDPTEAKRTLELLQELGSAAQECRS
- the hypE gene encoding hydrogenase expression/formation protein HypE, producing the protein MSVKAYPRKLDVKNGRVELSHGSGGRAMAQLISDLFHQAFGNEWLARCNDQSAFDVSAGRMVMTTDGYVVTPLFFPGGNIGSLAVHGTINDVAMSGARPLYLSASFIIEEGFRFSDLKTIADSMGAAARGAGVYIIAGDTKVVERGKADGLFISVAGIGLVADGLDLSADKVRVGDRVLVSGSLGDHGVAIMSKRQNVAFQTEIVSDSAALHNLVAVMIAAGGGGIRVMRDPTRGGLAAALNEIAHQSDLGFHLQESTIPVKPAVAATCELLGLEPIHVANEGKLVAIVAPDSADAVLAAMKAHPLATDAADIGEAVADDHKFVQMTTGFGGRRVVDWLWGEQLPRIC
- the hypD gene encoding hydrogenase formation protein HypD → MKYSDEFRDKIIAQGLARAIDAEVSSQRAYRFMEFCGGHTHAISRYGLEDLLPANVRMIHGPGCPVCVLPASRIDMAIRLVDRPEVTLCVYGDLMRAPGSQGQSLLRAKALGADIRMVYSTLDAIRLAEQMPGREVVFFAIGFETTTPPTANMIRIAESKRMEGLSVFCNHVLTPSAMHSILENPKIRNTGGVPIDGFIGPAHVSTIIGTQPYEPLAEQFEKPIVVAGFEPLDVLQAILMLVRQVNQHRYEVENQYSRAVTREGNRRAKGEVSQVFELRDQFEWRGLGLVPNSGLKLKRSYAKFDAETRFAIHDMPVADNPACECCAILRGAKRPVDCKLFGNICTPETPIGACMVSSEGACAAYWTYGRVRDERVRQRS